One region of Chelonoidis abingdonii isolate Lonesome George chromosome 14, CheloAbing_2.0, whole genome shotgun sequence genomic DNA includes:
- the ADNP gene encoding activity-dependent neuroprotector homeobox protein isoform X1, whose product MSLRHPSTINFGGVVVEQDGTLHETNSVHGLHLHIKETMFQLPVNNLGSLRKARKTVKKILSDIGLEYCKEHIEDFKQFEPNDFYLKNTTWEDVGLWDPSLTKNQDYRTKPFCCSACPFSSKFFSAYKSHFRNVHSEDFENRILLNCPYCTFNADKKTLETHIKIFHAPNANTPSGGISTFKDKNKHDSLKPKQADSVEQAVYYCKKCTYRDPLYEIVRKHIYREHFQHVAAPYVAKAGEKSLNGAVPLSSSTREESSIHCKRCLFMPKSYEALVQHVIEDHERIGYQVTAMIGHTNVVVPRSKPLMLIAPKPQDKKPMGLPQRMSPLSPGNVRSLPSQQMMNRLTIPKPTLNSAGVNMMSNVHLQQNNYGVKSVPPSYVGQPGGRLNLSGNAPVSIPQQSQTMKQFSPSGNGRPYTLGGEQRSQTPARYSLQSANSSSLSSAQLKQTSLSQSQAASRVLGQSGSKPPVAATGPSAVNTSSTQKWKICTICNELFPENVYSVHFEKEHKAEKVPAVANYIMKIHNFTSKCLYCNRYLPTDTLLNHMLIHGLSCPYCRSTFNDVEKMAAHMRMVHVDEEMGPKTDSTLTFDLTLQQGSHTNIHLLVTTYNLRDAPAESVAYHAQNTPPVPPKPQPKIQEKADIPVKSSPQAAVPYKKDVGKTLCPLCFSILKGPISDALAHHLRERHQVIQTVHPVEKKLTYKCIHCLGVYTSNMTASTITLHLVHCRGVGKTQNGQDKANAPSRLNQSPAVAPVKRTYEHMEFSLMKKRKIDDDDSPPAFEEKPEEPVVLALDPKGHEDDSYEARKTFLTKYFNKQPYPSRREIEKLAASLWLWKSDIASHFSNKRKKCVRDCEKYKPGVLLGFNMKELNKVKHEMDFDAEWLFENHDEKNSRVSASKTVDKKINLEKDDESSSDSYENIEEESNESNSPFGQPISDVGRKTSIDSTIENPEDSISKETTDENPLQSPEKSDQKQEEGSKYEEIHSVKEPIKLVGDASDSEGDQDDAAEWKDGASQSESGPGSQQVSDFEDNTSEVKPEVWTDESSQSEDAGSSKPTAEIKGVASESDEEQSKWKNSSYGKVEEFWSKDQSQWKNASEIEESLSNQQMEWQNSTIDSEDGDQFDNVTDGVAESMHSSLTGVELSSQQA is encoded by the exons AAACTATGTTCCAACTTCCTGTCAACAACCTTGGCAGTTTAAGAAAAGCCCggaaaactgtgaaaaaaatacttagtGACATTGGGTTGGAATACTGTAAAGAACATATAGAA GATTTTAAGCAGTTTGAACCTAATgacttttatttgaaaaacactACATGGGAAGATGTAGGATTGTGGGATCCTTCGCTTACAAAAAATCAG gaCTATCGGACAAAACCCTTTTGCTGCAGTGCATGTCCATTTTCGTCGAAGTTCTTTTCAGCCTATAAAAGTCACTTCCGGAATGTTCATAGTGAAGACTTTGAAAATAGGATTCTTCTTAATTGTCCCTACTGTACTTTCAATGCGGACAAAAAGACTTTGGAAACgcacattaaaatatttcatgctCCAAATGCCAATACACCGAGTGGAGGCATCAGCACttttaaagataaaaacaaacatgATAGCCTTAAACCTAAGCAGGCTGACAGTGTAGAACAAGCTGTTTATTATTGTAAGAAGTGCACTTACCGAGATCCTCTATATGAAATAGTTAGAAAGCACATTTACAGGGAACATTTTCAGCATGTTGCTGCACCTTACGTAGCAAAGGCAGGTGAAAAGTCACTCAATGGTGCAGTTCCCTTAAGTTCCAGTACCCGGGAGGAGAGTAGTATTCACTGCAAACGATGCCTTTTTATGCCGAAGTCATATGAAGCTTTAGTACAGCATGTTATTGAAGACCATGAACGTATAGGATATCAGGTTACAGCAATGATAGGGCACACTAATGTAGTGGTTCCAAGATCCAAACCTTTGATGCTAATAGCTCCAAAACCACAGGATAAAAAGCCTATGGGACTTCCTCAAAGGATGAGTCCCCTTTCCCCTGGAAATGTCCGATCTCTTCCATCACAGCAGATGATGAATCGACTCACTATACCAAAGCCTACATTAAATTCTGCAGGAGTGAATATGATGTCAAATGTTCACCTACAACAGAACAATTATGGAGTCAAATCAGTACCACCAAGTTATGTTGGACAGCCGGGCGGAAGGCTAAACTTAAGTGGTAATGCACCTGTCTCTATTCCGCAACAGTCTCAAACAATGAAACAGTTTTCACCGAGTGGAAATGGAAGGCCTTATACCCTTGGAGGGGAGCAGAGATCTCAGACTCCAGCAAGGTACTCTCTTCAGTCTGCCAATTCCTCTTCTCTTTCATCAGCCCAGTTGAAACAAACGTCATTATCTCAGTCTCAGGCAGCATCAAGAGTATTAGGTCAGTCTGGCTCAAAGCCTCCTGTGGCTGCTACAGGCCCTTCTGCTGTCAATACTTCATCAACACAAAAGTGGAAAATTTGTACAATCTGTAATGAGCTGTTTCCTGAAAatgtgtacagtgttcactttgaAAAGGAGCACAAGGCTGAAAAGGTGCCTGCAGTAGCTAACTATATAATGAAAATACACAATTTCACTAGCAAATGTTTATACTGTAATCGCTATTTACCCACTGATACGTTGCTTAATCATATGTTAATCCATGGACTGTCTTGTCCATACTGTCGTTCAACTTTCAACGATGTTGAAAAGATGGCTGCTCATATGCGAATGGTTCATGTTGATGAAGAAATGGGACCTAAAACTGATTCCACTTTAACCTTTGATTTGACATTACAGCAGGGTAGTCACACTAATATACATCTACTTGTAACCACCTACAATCTGAGAGATGCCCCTGCTGAATCTGTAGCTTATCATGCTCAGAATACTCCTCCTGTTCCTCCAAAACCACAGCCCAAAATCCAGGAGAAGGCAGATATACCTGTGAAAAGTTCTCCTCAAGCAGCAGTCCCCTACAAAAAAGATGTGGGTAAAACACTCTGCCCTCTCTGCTTTTCAATCCTAAAAGGACCCATATCTGATGCACTCGCACATCACTTAAGGGAGAGGCATCAAGTTATTCAGACAGTTCATCCAGTTGAGAAAAAGCTAACATATAAATGCATTCATTGTCTTGGTGTGTATACCAGTAATATGACTGCCTCAACTATAACGCTACACCTTGTTCACTGCAGAGGGGTTGGGAAGACCCAAAATGGCCAAGACAAAGCTAATGCACCATCTCGACTAAATCAGTCTCCAGCTGTAGCACCTGTGAAACGTACTTATGAACACATGGAATTCTCTctgatgaagaaaagaaaaatagatgaTGATGACTCGCCACCTGCCTTTGAAGAGAAACCTGAAGAACCTGTAGTTTTAGCTTTAGACCCTAAAGGTCATGAAGATGATTCTTATGAAGCCAGAAAAACATTtcttacaaaatatttcaataaacaaCCTTATCCCAGTAGGAGAGAAATTGAAAAGTTGGCTGCCAGTTTGTGGCTATGGAAATCAGATATTGCTTCACATTTTAGcaacaaaagaaagaaatgtgtTAGAGATTGTGAAAAGTACAAGCCTGGTGTGCTGCTTGGTTTTAACATGAAAGAATTAAACAAAGTTAAACACGAAATGGATTTTGATGCTGAATGGTTGTTTGAAAATCATGATGAAAAGAATTCCAGAGTCAGTGCTAGTAAAACTGttgataaaaaaataaacctagaAAAAGATGATGAAAGTTCTTCAGACAGTTATGAAAATATAGAAGAGGAATCTAATGAAAGCAATAGTCCATTTGGTCAACCAATTTCAGATGTTGGTCGTAAAACCTCTATTGATAGCACAATAGAGAATCCAGAAGACAGCATATCCAAGGAGACTACTGATGAAAATCCCTTACAGTCTCCAGAGAAATCAGACCAAAAACAGGAGGAAGGCTCAAAATATGAAGAGATTCATTCTGTCAAGGAACCAATTAAACTAGTAGGTGATGCCTCAGATAGTGAAGGTGATCAAGATGATGCTGCTGAATGGAAAGATGGAGCTTCGCAGTCTGAAAGTGGACCTGGCTCTCAGCAAGTTTCTGACTTTGAAGACAATACATCAGAGGTGAAACCAGAAGTTTGGACAGATGAATCATCTCAGAGCGAAGATGCTGGTAGTAGTAAACCAACTGCAGAAATAAAAGGGGTTGCTTCTGAAAGTGATGAAGAGCAATCAAAATGGAAGAATAGTTCCTATGGAAAAGTAGAAGAATTTTGGTCTAAGGACCAGTCACAATGGAAAAATGCATCAGAAATTGAGGAGAGTTTGTCAAATCAACAGATGGAATGGCAGAATAGCACAATTGACAGCGAAGATGGAGATCAGTTTGACAATGTGACTGATGGTGTAGCAGAATCAATGCATAGCAGCTTAACTGGTGTAGAGTTGAGTAGCCAGCAAGCATAA
- the ADNP gene encoding activity-dependent neuroprotector homeobox protein isoform X2, translating to MSLRHPSTINFGETMFQLPVNNLGSLRKARKTVKKILSDIGLEYCKEHIEDFKQFEPNDFYLKNTTWEDVGLWDPSLTKNQDYRTKPFCCSACPFSSKFFSAYKSHFRNVHSEDFENRILLNCPYCTFNADKKTLETHIKIFHAPNANTPSGGISTFKDKNKHDSLKPKQADSVEQAVYYCKKCTYRDPLYEIVRKHIYREHFQHVAAPYVAKAGEKSLNGAVPLSSSTREESSIHCKRCLFMPKSYEALVQHVIEDHERIGYQVTAMIGHTNVVVPRSKPLMLIAPKPQDKKPMGLPQRMSPLSPGNVRSLPSQQMMNRLTIPKPTLNSAGVNMMSNVHLQQNNYGVKSVPPSYVGQPGGRLNLSGNAPVSIPQQSQTMKQFSPSGNGRPYTLGGEQRSQTPARYSLQSANSSSLSSAQLKQTSLSQSQAASRVLGQSGSKPPVAATGPSAVNTSSTQKWKICTICNELFPENVYSVHFEKEHKAEKVPAVANYIMKIHNFTSKCLYCNRYLPTDTLLNHMLIHGLSCPYCRSTFNDVEKMAAHMRMVHVDEEMGPKTDSTLTFDLTLQQGSHTNIHLLVTTYNLRDAPAESVAYHAQNTPPVPPKPQPKIQEKADIPVKSSPQAAVPYKKDVGKTLCPLCFSILKGPISDALAHHLRERHQVIQTVHPVEKKLTYKCIHCLGVYTSNMTASTITLHLVHCRGVGKTQNGQDKANAPSRLNQSPAVAPVKRTYEHMEFSLMKKRKIDDDDSPPAFEEKPEEPVVLALDPKGHEDDSYEARKTFLTKYFNKQPYPSRREIEKLAASLWLWKSDIASHFSNKRKKCVRDCEKYKPGVLLGFNMKELNKVKHEMDFDAEWLFENHDEKNSRVSASKTVDKKINLEKDDESSSDSYENIEEESNESNSPFGQPISDVGRKTSIDSTIENPEDSISKETTDENPLQSPEKSDQKQEEGSKYEEIHSVKEPIKLVGDASDSEGDQDDAAEWKDGASQSESGPGSQQVSDFEDNTSEVKPEVWTDESSQSEDAGSSKPTAEIKGVASESDEEQSKWKNSSYGKVEEFWSKDQSQWKNASEIEESLSNQQMEWQNSTIDSEDGDQFDNVTDGVAESMHSSLTGVELSSQQA from the exons AAACTATGTTCCAACTTCCTGTCAACAACCTTGGCAGTTTAAGAAAAGCCCggaaaactgtgaaaaaaatacttagtGACATTGGGTTGGAATACTGTAAAGAACATATAGAA GATTTTAAGCAGTTTGAACCTAATgacttttatttgaaaaacactACATGGGAAGATGTAGGATTGTGGGATCCTTCGCTTACAAAAAATCAG gaCTATCGGACAAAACCCTTTTGCTGCAGTGCATGTCCATTTTCGTCGAAGTTCTTTTCAGCCTATAAAAGTCACTTCCGGAATGTTCATAGTGAAGACTTTGAAAATAGGATTCTTCTTAATTGTCCCTACTGTACTTTCAATGCGGACAAAAAGACTTTGGAAACgcacattaaaatatttcatgctCCAAATGCCAATACACCGAGTGGAGGCATCAGCACttttaaagataaaaacaaacatgATAGCCTTAAACCTAAGCAGGCTGACAGTGTAGAACAAGCTGTTTATTATTGTAAGAAGTGCACTTACCGAGATCCTCTATATGAAATAGTTAGAAAGCACATTTACAGGGAACATTTTCAGCATGTTGCTGCACCTTACGTAGCAAAGGCAGGTGAAAAGTCACTCAATGGTGCAGTTCCCTTAAGTTCCAGTACCCGGGAGGAGAGTAGTATTCACTGCAAACGATGCCTTTTTATGCCGAAGTCATATGAAGCTTTAGTACAGCATGTTATTGAAGACCATGAACGTATAGGATATCAGGTTACAGCAATGATAGGGCACACTAATGTAGTGGTTCCAAGATCCAAACCTTTGATGCTAATAGCTCCAAAACCACAGGATAAAAAGCCTATGGGACTTCCTCAAAGGATGAGTCCCCTTTCCCCTGGAAATGTCCGATCTCTTCCATCACAGCAGATGATGAATCGACTCACTATACCAAAGCCTACATTAAATTCTGCAGGAGTGAATATGATGTCAAATGTTCACCTACAACAGAACAATTATGGAGTCAAATCAGTACCACCAAGTTATGTTGGACAGCCGGGCGGAAGGCTAAACTTAAGTGGTAATGCACCTGTCTCTATTCCGCAACAGTCTCAAACAATGAAACAGTTTTCACCGAGTGGAAATGGAAGGCCTTATACCCTTGGAGGGGAGCAGAGATCTCAGACTCCAGCAAGGTACTCTCTTCAGTCTGCCAATTCCTCTTCTCTTTCATCAGCCCAGTTGAAACAAACGTCATTATCTCAGTCTCAGGCAGCATCAAGAGTATTAGGTCAGTCTGGCTCAAAGCCTCCTGTGGCTGCTACAGGCCCTTCTGCTGTCAATACTTCATCAACACAAAAGTGGAAAATTTGTACAATCTGTAATGAGCTGTTTCCTGAAAatgtgtacagtgttcactttgaAAAGGAGCACAAGGCTGAAAAGGTGCCTGCAGTAGCTAACTATATAATGAAAATACACAATTTCACTAGCAAATGTTTATACTGTAATCGCTATTTACCCACTGATACGTTGCTTAATCATATGTTAATCCATGGACTGTCTTGTCCATACTGTCGTTCAACTTTCAACGATGTTGAAAAGATGGCTGCTCATATGCGAATGGTTCATGTTGATGAAGAAATGGGACCTAAAACTGATTCCACTTTAACCTTTGATTTGACATTACAGCAGGGTAGTCACACTAATATACATCTACTTGTAACCACCTACAATCTGAGAGATGCCCCTGCTGAATCTGTAGCTTATCATGCTCAGAATACTCCTCCTGTTCCTCCAAAACCACAGCCCAAAATCCAGGAGAAGGCAGATATACCTGTGAAAAGTTCTCCTCAAGCAGCAGTCCCCTACAAAAAAGATGTGGGTAAAACACTCTGCCCTCTCTGCTTTTCAATCCTAAAAGGACCCATATCTGATGCACTCGCACATCACTTAAGGGAGAGGCATCAAGTTATTCAGACAGTTCATCCAGTTGAGAAAAAGCTAACATATAAATGCATTCATTGTCTTGGTGTGTATACCAGTAATATGACTGCCTCAACTATAACGCTACACCTTGTTCACTGCAGAGGGGTTGGGAAGACCCAAAATGGCCAAGACAAAGCTAATGCACCATCTCGACTAAATCAGTCTCCAGCTGTAGCACCTGTGAAACGTACTTATGAACACATGGAATTCTCTctgatgaagaaaagaaaaatagatgaTGATGACTCGCCACCTGCCTTTGAAGAGAAACCTGAAGAACCTGTAGTTTTAGCTTTAGACCCTAAAGGTCATGAAGATGATTCTTATGAAGCCAGAAAAACATTtcttacaaaatatttcaataaacaaCCTTATCCCAGTAGGAGAGAAATTGAAAAGTTGGCTGCCAGTTTGTGGCTATGGAAATCAGATATTGCTTCACATTTTAGcaacaaaagaaagaaatgtgtTAGAGATTGTGAAAAGTACAAGCCTGGTGTGCTGCTTGGTTTTAACATGAAAGAATTAAACAAAGTTAAACACGAAATGGATTTTGATGCTGAATGGTTGTTTGAAAATCATGATGAAAAGAATTCCAGAGTCAGTGCTAGTAAAACTGttgataaaaaaataaacctagaAAAAGATGATGAAAGTTCTTCAGACAGTTATGAAAATATAGAAGAGGAATCTAATGAAAGCAATAGTCCATTTGGTCAACCAATTTCAGATGTTGGTCGTAAAACCTCTATTGATAGCACAATAGAGAATCCAGAAGACAGCATATCCAAGGAGACTACTGATGAAAATCCCTTACAGTCTCCAGAGAAATCAGACCAAAAACAGGAGGAAGGCTCAAAATATGAAGAGATTCATTCTGTCAAGGAACCAATTAAACTAGTAGGTGATGCCTCAGATAGTGAAGGTGATCAAGATGATGCTGCTGAATGGAAAGATGGAGCTTCGCAGTCTGAAAGTGGACCTGGCTCTCAGCAAGTTTCTGACTTTGAAGACAATACATCAGAGGTGAAACCAGAAGTTTGGACAGATGAATCATCTCAGAGCGAAGATGCTGGTAGTAGTAAACCAACTGCAGAAATAAAAGGGGTTGCTTCTGAAAGTGATGAAGAGCAATCAAAATGGAAGAATAGTTCCTATGGAAAAGTAGAAGAATTTTGGTCTAAGGACCAGTCACAATGGAAAAATGCATCAGAAATTGAGGAGAGTTTGTCAAATCAACAGATGGAATGGCAGAATAGCACAATTGACAGCGAAGATGGAGATCAGTTTGACAATGTGACTGATGGTGTAGCAGAATCAATGCATAGCAGCTTAACTGGTGTAGAGTTGAGTAGCCAGCAAGCATAA
- the ADNP gene encoding activity-dependent neuroprotector homeobox protein isoform X3 has product MFQLPVNNLGSLRKARKTVKKILSDIGLEYCKEHIEDFKQFEPNDFYLKNTTWEDVGLWDPSLTKNQDYRTKPFCCSACPFSSKFFSAYKSHFRNVHSEDFENRILLNCPYCTFNADKKTLETHIKIFHAPNANTPSGGISTFKDKNKHDSLKPKQADSVEQAVYYCKKCTYRDPLYEIVRKHIYREHFQHVAAPYVAKAGEKSLNGAVPLSSSTREESSIHCKRCLFMPKSYEALVQHVIEDHERIGYQVTAMIGHTNVVVPRSKPLMLIAPKPQDKKPMGLPQRMSPLSPGNVRSLPSQQMMNRLTIPKPTLNSAGVNMMSNVHLQQNNYGVKSVPPSYVGQPGGRLNLSGNAPVSIPQQSQTMKQFSPSGNGRPYTLGGEQRSQTPARYSLQSANSSSLSSAQLKQTSLSQSQAASRVLGQSGSKPPVAATGPSAVNTSSTQKWKICTICNELFPENVYSVHFEKEHKAEKVPAVANYIMKIHNFTSKCLYCNRYLPTDTLLNHMLIHGLSCPYCRSTFNDVEKMAAHMRMVHVDEEMGPKTDSTLTFDLTLQQGSHTNIHLLVTTYNLRDAPAESVAYHAQNTPPVPPKPQPKIQEKADIPVKSSPQAAVPYKKDVGKTLCPLCFSILKGPISDALAHHLRERHQVIQTVHPVEKKLTYKCIHCLGVYTSNMTASTITLHLVHCRGVGKTQNGQDKANAPSRLNQSPAVAPVKRTYEHMEFSLMKKRKIDDDDSPPAFEEKPEEPVVLALDPKGHEDDSYEARKTFLTKYFNKQPYPSRREIEKLAASLWLWKSDIASHFSNKRKKCVRDCEKYKPGVLLGFNMKELNKVKHEMDFDAEWLFENHDEKNSRVSASKTVDKKINLEKDDESSSDSYENIEEESNESNSPFGQPISDVGRKTSIDSTIENPEDSISKETTDENPLQSPEKSDQKQEEGSKYEEIHSVKEPIKLVGDASDSEGDQDDAAEWKDGASQSESGPGSQQVSDFEDNTSEVKPEVWTDESSQSEDAGSSKPTAEIKGVASESDEEQSKWKNSSYGKVEEFWSKDQSQWKNASEIEESLSNQQMEWQNSTIDSEDGDQFDNVTDGVAESMHSSLTGVELSSQQA; this is encoded by the exons ATGTTCCAACTTCCTGTCAACAACCTTGGCAGTTTAAGAAAAGCCCggaaaactgtgaaaaaaatacttagtGACATTGGGTTGGAATACTGTAAAGAACATATAGAA GATTTTAAGCAGTTTGAACCTAATgacttttatttgaaaaacactACATGGGAAGATGTAGGATTGTGGGATCCTTCGCTTACAAAAAATCAG gaCTATCGGACAAAACCCTTTTGCTGCAGTGCATGTCCATTTTCGTCGAAGTTCTTTTCAGCCTATAAAAGTCACTTCCGGAATGTTCATAGTGAAGACTTTGAAAATAGGATTCTTCTTAATTGTCCCTACTGTACTTTCAATGCGGACAAAAAGACTTTGGAAACgcacattaaaatatttcatgctCCAAATGCCAATACACCGAGTGGAGGCATCAGCACttttaaagataaaaacaaacatgATAGCCTTAAACCTAAGCAGGCTGACAGTGTAGAACAAGCTGTTTATTATTGTAAGAAGTGCACTTACCGAGATCCTCTATATGAAATAGTTAGAAAGCACATTTACAGGGAACATTTTCAGCATGTTGCTGCACCTTACGTAGCAAAGGCAGGTGAAAAGTCACTCAATGGTGCAGTTCCCTTAAGTTCCAGTACCCGGGAGGAGAGTAGTATTCACTGCAAACGATGCCTTTTTATGCCGAAGTCATATGAAGCTTTAGTACAGCATGTTATTGAAGACCATGAACGTATAGGATATCAGGTTACAGCAATGATAGGGCACACTAATGTAGTGGTTCCAAGATCCAAACCTTTGATGCTAATAGCTCCAAAACCACAGGATAAAAAGCCTATGGGACTTCCTCAAAGGATGAGTCCCCTTTCCCCTGGAAATGTCCGATCTCTTCCATCACAGCAGATGATGAATCGACTCACTATACCAAAGCCTACATTAAATTCTGCAGGAGTGAATATGATGTCAAATGTTCACCTACAACAGAACAATTATGGAGTCAAATCAGTACCACCAAGTTATGTTGGACAGCCGGGCGGAAGGCTAAACTTAAGTGGTAATGCACCTGTCTCTATTCCGCAACAGTCTCAAACAATGAAACAGTTTTCACCGAGTGGAAATGGAAGGCCTTATACCCTTGGAGGGGAGCAGAGATCTCAGACTCCAGCAAGGTACTCTCTTCAGTCTGCCAATTCCTCTTCTCTTTCATCAGCCCAGTTGAAACAAACGTCATTATCTCAGTCTCAGGCAGCATCAAGAGTATTAGGTCAGTCTGGCTCAAAGCCTCCTGTGGCTGCTACAGGCCCTTCTGCTGTCAATACTTCATCAACACAAAAGTGGAAAATTTGTACAATCTGTAATGAGCTGTTTCCTGAAAatgtgtacagtgttcactttgaAAAGGAGCACAAGGCTGAAAAGGTGCCTGCAGTAGCTAACTATATAATGAAAATACACAATTTCACTAGCAAATGTTTATACTGTAATCGCTATTTACCCACTGATACGTTGCTTAATCATATGTTAATCCATGGACTGTCTTGTCCATACTGTCGTTCAACTTTCAACGATGTTGAAAAGATGGCTGCTCATATGCGAATGGTTCATGTTGATGAAGAAATGGGACCTAAAACTGATTCCACTTTAACCTTTGATTTGACATTACAGCAGGGTAGTCACACTAATATACATCTACTTGTAACCACCTACAATCTGAGAGATGCCCCTGCTGAATCTGTAGCTTATCATGCTCAGAATACTCCTCCTGTTCCTCCAAAACCACAGCCCAAAATCCAGGAGAAGGCAGATATACCTGTGAAAAGTTCTCCTCAAGCAGCAGTCCCCTACAAAAAAGATGTGGGTAAAACACTCTGCCCTCTCTGCTTTTCAATCCTAAAAGGACCCATATCTGATGCACTCGCACATCACTTAAGGGAGAGGCATCAAGTTATTCAGACAGTTCATCCAGTTGAGAAAAAGCTAACATATAAATGCATTCATTGTCTTGGTGTGTATACCAGTAATATGACTGCCTCAACTATAACGCTACACCTTGTTCACTGCAGAGGGGTTGGGAAGACCCAAAATGGCCAAGACAAAGCTAATGCACCATCTCGACTAAATCAGTCTCCAGCTGTAGCACCTGTGAAACGTACTTATGAACACATGGAATTCTCTctgatgaagaaaagaaaaatagatgaTGATGACTCGCCACCTGCCTTTGAAGAGAAACCTGAAGAACCTGTAGTTTTAGCTTTAGACCCTAAAGGTCATGAAGATGATTCTTATGAAGCCAGAAAAACATTtcttacaaaatatttcaataaacaaCCTTATCCCAGTAGGAGAGAAATTGAAAAGTTGGCTGCCAGTTTGTGGCTATGGAAATCAGATATTGCTTCACATTTTAGcaacaaaagaaagaaatgtgtTAGAGATTGTGAAAAGTACAAGCCTGGTGTGCTGCTTGGTTTTAACATGAAAGAATTAAACAAAGTTAAACACGAAATGGATTTTGATGCTGAATGGTTGTTTGAAAATCATGATGAAAAGAATTCCAGAGTCAGTGCTAGTAAAACTGttgataaaaaaataaacctagaAAAAGATGATGAAAGTTCTTCAGACAGTTATGAAAATATAGAAGAGGAATCTAATGAAAGCAATAGTCCATTTGGTCAACCAATTTCAGATGTTGGTCGTAAAACCTCTATTGATAGCACAATAGAGAATCCAGAAGACAGCATATCCAAGGAGACTACTGATGAAAATCCCTTACAGTCTCCAGAGAAATCAGACCAAAAACAGGAGGAAGGCTCAAAATATGAAGAGATTCATTCTGTCAAGGAACCAATTAAACTAGTAGGTGATGCCTCAGATAGTGAAGGTGATCAAGATGATGCTGCTGAATGGAAAGATGGAGCTTCGCAGTCTGAAAGTGGACCTGGCTCTCAGCAAGTTTCTGACTTTGAAGACAATACATCAGAGGTGAAACCAGAAGTTTGGACAGATGAATCATCTCAGAGCGAAGATGCTGGTAGTAGTAAACCAACTGCAGAAATAAAAGGGGTTGCTTCTGAAAGTGATGAAGAGCAATCAAAATGGAAGAATAGTTCCTATGGAAAAGTAGAAGAATTTTGGTCTAAGGACCAGTCACAATGGAAAAATGCATCAGAAATTGAGGAGAGTTTGTCAAATCAACAGATGGAATGGCAGAATAGCACAATTGACAGCGAAGATGGAGATCAGTTTGACAATGTGACTGATGGTGTAGCAGAATCAATGCATAGCAGCTTAACTGGTGTAGAGTTGAGTAGCCAGCAAGCATAA